A genomic region of Bombus fervidus isolate BK054 chromosome 17, iyBomFerv1, whole genome shotgun sequence contains the following coding sequences:
- the LOC139996275 gene encoding mitochondrial import inner membrane translocase subunit Tim17-A, translating to MEYNREPCPWRIVDDCGGAFTMGAICGTLFQSAIGFRNAPAGFQRRLHSGLTTVKNRVPQISGNFAVWGGLFSAIECTLIRCRRKEDPWNSILSGALTGGVLAARTGFVSMIGSATVGGIFLALVEGFGIMATRLHADSFAQHMQMYETENLPEFTGLAPKARIGFTGAPINVDVPMQMNGNSVEVDMIKGR from the exons ATGGAATATAATCGTGAACCGTGTCCCTGGAGAATAGTGGACGATTGCGGAGGTGCCTTCACCATGGGCGCCATTTGTGGCACACTTTTTCAA AGCGCCATCGGTTTCCGGAACGCACCAGCGGGATTCCAACGACGCCTCCACAGCGGCCTAACGACAGTAAAAAACCGTGTTCCTCAAATCTCCGGCAACTTTGCTGTCTGGGGCGGTCTTTTCTCTGCTATCGAGTGCACCTTGATCCGCTGTCGTCGTAAAGAAGACCCGTGGAATTCCATATTGAGCGGAGCGCTGACTGGAGGCGTTTTGGCCGCGAGAACCGGATTTGTATCGATGATAGGTAGCGCTACCGTTGGTGGCATCTTCTTAGCTCTCGTCGAAG GATTTGGAATAATGGCGACGCGACTTCACGCAGATTCTTTCGCTCAACACATGCAGATGTACGAAACGGAGAATCTTCCGGAGTTCACCGGACTTGCGCCGAAAGCGAGAATAGGTTTTACTGGCGCGCCGATTAACGTGGATGTGCCGATGCAGATGAATGGTAATAGCGTGGAGGTTGATATGATCAAAGGTAGATGA